The DNA region GGGAGCGTGGTGGCCGACGAGGTGGCCGGCAAGCCGAAGAACACCGGCTACGACGCCAACGCCGGCGAGTACGTCGACATGTACAAGGCGGGCATCATCGATCCCGCCAAGGTGGTGAAGACCGCGCTCACGAACGCGGCCAGCATCGCGGGCCTGATCCTAACGACCGAGGCGCTGGTCACGGGCTACGACCCCAAGGAAGCCGACAAGAAGGGCGTGGTCGGCAGCATCCGCTAGCCGAGACTCGTTTTACCGATCGACCGCCGGGCCACACCGCCGCAATGCGGGTGGCCCGGCTTTGTTTCACAAAGGGCTTTCAGCGGTCAGCTATCAGCTTTCAGCTCAAGGGCCGCCAAGAAAGCTGACCGCTGATCGCTGAAAGCTGACAGCTCCTTAGACGCATGCCAACCCAACGCGACTACTACGAAGTCCTCGGCGTCGAGCGCAACGCGAGCGAAGCAGAGATCGCGTCTGCGTACCGCAAGATGGCGGTGCTGCACCACCCGGACAAGAACCCGGGGGACGAGGGCGCCATCACGCTGTTCAAGCAGGCGGCCGAGGCGTTCGAGGTGCTCAACGACCCCGAGAAGCGCAGCCGCTACGACCGCTTCGGCCACGCCGGGGTGAACGGGTCGGGGCACGCCGGCCACGGGTTCGGGAACGTTGAGGACATCTTCTCTGCGTTCGGCGACATCTTTGGCGACCTGTTCGGCGGCGGCGGGCGGCGTGTCCGCGCCGGTCGCGACGTGCGGAGCGACGTCACCCTCACGCTGCACGAGGCGGCGCTGGGCGTCACCAAGCGGGTCGAGTTCGAGCGGCACGAGACGTGCGCCACCTGCGCCGGCAGCGGCGCCGCCAAGGGGAGCAGCCGCCAGACCTGCGGCTACTGCAAGGGGCACGGCCGCGTGATCCAGTCGGCGGGCATCGTCCGCATGCAGGCGGTCTGCCCCAAGTGCCGCGGCGCCGGCTCGACCATCGACTCCCCCTGCCGCGACTGCCGCGGCAAGGGGTCGCGTCTGAAGAAGGTGGTGACCGAGGTCGAGATCCCGGCCGGCGTCGACGACGGCACCCGGGTCCGCATCGTCGGCGAGGGGGAACCGAGCCCCGACGGCGGCCCACGCGGCGACTGCTACTGCTTTATCGCCGTGCTCGCCCACCCGCTGTTCGAGCGTGAGGGGCAGCACCTGGTGTGCCGGATCCCCATCACCTACACGCAGGCGGCCCTGGGCTGCGAGTTGGAGGTGCCCACCCTGCAGGGCAAGGGGGAGATCACCATCCCGCCCGGCACGCCGTCGGGCGAGGTGTTCCGCATGGCCGGCAAGGGGGTCGCCGACCCACGCCGCAGGGGCTTGGGAGACCTGCTGGTTCAGGTCATCATCGAGGTCCCCAAGAAGCTCACCGGCGAAGAAGAAACCCTGCTGCGGAAGCTGGCCAAGCTAGAGCACAAGA from Pirellulimonas nuda includes:
- the dnaJ gene encoding molecular chaperone DnaJ — encoded protein: MPTQRDYYEVLGVERNASEAEIASAYRKMAVLHHPDKNPGDEGAITLFKQAAEAFEVLNDPEKRSRYDRFGHAGVNGSGHAGHGFGNVEDIFSAFGDIFGDLFGGGGRRVRAGRDVRSDVTLTLHEAALGVTKRVEFERHETCATCAGSGAAKGSSRQTCGYCKGHGRVIQSAGIVRMQAVCPKCRGAGSTIDSPCRDCRGKGSRLKKVVTEVEIPAGVDDGTRVRIVGEGEPSPDGGPRGDCYCFIAVLAHPLFEREGQHLVCRIPITYTQAALGCELEVPTLQGKGEITIPPGTPSGEVFRMAGKGVADPRRRGLGDLLVQVIIEVPKKLTGEEETLLRKLAKLEHKNVAPERKSFFQSLKEYFTPDEHVGAEADE